In the Sulfurovum zhangzhouensis genome, one interval contains:
- the purE gene encoding 5-(carboxyamino)imidazole ribonucleotide mutase, translating to MKFVSIVMGSKSDFDVMKECATTLEKFGVPYELIISSAHRSPERTKNYIKDAEERGAQVFIAAAGMAAHLAGALAATTTKPVLGVPMESGPLKGEDALLSTVMMPAGMPVGTVAIGKAGATNAAYLAIQIMALQDDELRVKLQEDRIAKAKKVELDSAEIEVRL from the coding sequence ATGAAATTTGTATCGATTGTAATGGGAAGCAAGAGTGACTTTGATGTAATGAAAGAGTGTGCTACTACACTTGAAAAGTTTGGTGTACCGTATGAGTTGATTATCTCTTCAGCACATAGAAGTCCTGAGAGAACAAAAAACTATATCAAAGATGCAGAAGAGAGAGGGGCACAGGTATTTATCGCTGCTGCAGGTATGGCAGCACACTTGGCAGGTGCACTTGCAGCAACAACTACGAAGCCTGTATTGGGTGTTCCTATGGAGAGCGGACCGCTTAAAGGTGAGGATGCTCTTTTGAGTACGGTAATGATGCCTGCTGGTATGCCGGTAGGTACAGTAGCGATCGGAAAAGCAGGTGCAACAAATGCAGCATACCTTGCGATCCAGATCATGGCACTGCAAGATGATGAACTGAGAGTAAAACTTCAAGAAGACCGTATCGCAAAAGCAAAAAAAGTAGAGCTTGACTCTGCTGAGATCGAAGTAAGACTCTAG
- a CDS encoding peptidase U32 family protein: protein MTEQKKVELLAPAGNLEKMKIALNYGADAVYGGTSTFSLRIRSGKEFDMDAYKEGIDYAHARGKKVYTTINSFPFNSQVKLYENHIAKMAELGPDALIVSSPGIVKMAKQIAPNIPIHLSTQANVMNALDAQVYYDMGVTRIIVAREISLKDCEAIKSVLPDLELEVFVHGSMCFAYSGRCLISAIQTGRVPNRGSCANDCRFPYEIYAHNPESGTTFRLDEEEGIGTYIMNAKDMNMASHVDEILASGVIDSLKIEGRTKSPYYAGVVTKAYRAAIDDYYAGKFDPQKYQAELNTTQNRGFSDAYLISRPFERNDTESHDFTIQNGTHQVAALVSEDGKTWRCKDKTCIGDEVEIVLPVGATVELVDNEYGKVEERDGRYWLTFKKLISISGKEFECIHSGDLNDILLPAELPGYTILRRGIAEALEKKGLTEDSTPMKMVPKDRVCD from the coding sequence ATGACTGAACAGAAGAAAGTAGAACTTTTAGCACCTGCAGGTAACCTGGAGAAGATGAAGATCGCTCTTAATTACGGTGCCGATGCCGTATATGGCGGTACCAGCACCTTCTCTTTGCGTATTCGTTCGGGTAAAGAGTTTGATATGGATGCCTATAAAGAGGGGATTGATTATGCTCACGCGAGAGGTAAAAAAGTCTATACGACGATTAATTCCTTCCCTTTTAATTCTCAAGTAAAACTGTATGAGAACCATATCGCAAAGATGGCTGAACTTGGGCCTGATGCACTGATCGTCTCAAGTCCGGGGATCGTAAAGATGGCAAAGCAGATTGCTCCCAATATCCCGATCCATCTTTCTACTCAGGCTAATGTAATGAATGCCCTTGATGCACAGGTTTATTATGACATGGGAGTAACACGTATCATTGTGGCACGTGAGATCAGTCTTAAAGATTGTGAAGCGATCAAGTCTGTACTCCCTGATCTTGAACTGGAGGTTTTTGTACATGGGTCGATGTGTTTTGCTTACTCAGGAAGATGTCTGATCTCAGCTATACAGACAGGGCGTGTGCCAAACAGGGGAAGCTGTGCAAATGACTGCCGTTTCCCATATGAGATCTACGCTCACAATCCTGAAAGCGGTACGACGTTTAGACTTGATGAAGAAGAAGGTATAGGTACCTACATCATGAATGCCAAAGATATGAATATGGCTTCACATGTCGATGAAATACTCGCTTCAGGGGTGATCGATTCACTTAAAATAGAGGGGCGTACCAAGTCTCCATACTATGCGGGAGTCGTGACTAAAGCATATCGTGCAGCTATCGATGATTACTATGCGGGAAAATTTGATCCCCAAAAGTATCAGGCTGAACTGAACACCACACAGAACAGAGGTTTCAGCGATGCATACTTGATCTCACGTCCTTTTGAACGTAATGATACCGAATCACATGACTTTACTATCCAAAACGGTACGCATCAAGTCGCTGCTTTGGTCAGTGAAGACGGCAAAACCTGGCGTTGTAAAGACAAGACCTGCATAGGGGATGAGGTAGAGATCGTGCTTCCTGTAGGTGCGACTGTAGAACTGGTGGATAATGAATACGGTAAGGTCGAAGAACGTGATGGTAGATACTGGCTTACGTTCAAAAAACTTATTTCCATCTCAGGCAAAGAGTTTGAGTGTATTCACAGCGGTGACCTGAATGATATCCTTCTCCCCGCAGAACTTCCTGGCTATACGATCCTTAGACGCGGTATCGCTGAAGCATTGGAGAAGAAAGGGTTGACAGAAGACTCTACCCCTATGAAAATGGTGCCAAAAGACAGGGTATGTGACTAA
- a CDS encoding histidinol-phosphatase: protein MRIDIHNHTTRCNHAEGTIDEYIQRAIELGIDVYGFSEHAPMDFDPHYRLAFEEMDAYRNDIFEAREKYKEKIDILFGYEVDYLPGHMDERVLGEEVDYFIGSVHFIDKWSFDNPEFLSGWKDRDVDEIWEAYFEAIEAMAKFGRFDIAGHLDLIKVFKYLPKHDIRLLAKDALKAIKKADMVMELNAAGLRKPIGEIYPSKLLLEEAYELDIPITFGSDAHTPSQVGFAYEEITALAKEVGYTKAVTFRQRDRMLVTF, encoded by the coding sequence ATGAGAATTGACATACACAACCACACAACCCGCTGTAATCACGCGGAAGGAACCATTGATGAATACATCCAAAGAGCCATTGAACTCGGTATTGATGTATATGGGTTTTCCGAGCATGCACCAATGGATTTTGATCCGCATTACAGATTGGCCTTTGAAGAGATGGATGCTTACCGTAATGACATTTTTGAAGCCAGGGAAAAGTATAAAGAGAAGATCGATATCCTCTTTGGTTATGAAGTAGATTATCTACCGGGACATATGGATGAACGTGTATTGGGTGAAGAGGTAGATTACTTCATCGGGTCGGTACACTTCATCGATAAGTGGAGTTTTGACAATCCAGAGTTTTTAAGCGGTTGGAAGGACCGTGATGTCGATGAAATATGGGAAGCATACTTTGAAGCGATCGAAGCAATGGCAAAGTTCGGAAGATTTGATATCGCAGGGCACCTTGACCTTATCAAAGTCTTTAAATACCTTCCAAAACACGACATAAGACTACTTGCCAAAGATGCACTTAAAGCGATTAAAAAAGCCGATATGGTCATGGAACTCAATGCTGCCGGTCTTCGTAAACCGATAGGAGAGATTTATCCTTCCAAACTACTGCTCGAAGAAGCTTATGAACTGGATATTCCGATCACCTTCGGTTCGGATGCACATACCCCTTCTCAGGTCGGATTTGCCTATGAAGAGATCACAGCGCTTGCCAAAGAAGTAGGCTATACAAAAGCAGTCACTTTTAGACAGCGAGACCGTATGTTGGTTACTTTTTAG